Proteins encoded in a region of the Zea mays cultivar B73 chromosome 4, Zm-B73-REFERENCE-NAM-5.0, whole genome shotgun sequence genome:
- the LOC103655721 gene encoding uncharacterized protein produces the protein MITYGVAADATDEYVRIGESTVIESLKKFVKAIIKVFGDEYLRAPNEMDTSRLLAIGQERGFPGMLGSIDCMHWRWKNCPSSWHGMYSGHLHEPTIILEAVASQNLWIWHAFFGLPGSHNDINVLHRSPLFSKLAEGQAPQVYYNINGHDYTMGYYLADGIYPSWATFVKTIPEPQGNKRKYFAKAQEVVRKDVKRAFGVLQSRFAIVRGPARFWDQETLGDIMKACVIMHNMIVEDEGEVDPDGRFQDGGDNAQPSHDQHPDLDEFIETHRKIRDKETHHQLQQDLVEHLWQHHSDQY, from the coding sequence ATGATAACATATGGAGTAGCTGCGGATGCTACAGATGAGTATGTTCGTATCGGAGAAAGTACGGTTATAGAGAGTCTGAAAAAGTTCGTGAAGGCAATTATTAAAGTGTTTGGGGATGAATATTTGAGAGCACCTAATGAAATGGATACATCTCGGTTACTTGCAATTGGACAAGAAAGAGGATTTCCAGGAATGCTTGGTTCTATAGATTGTATGCATTGGAGGTGGAAGAATTGTCCTTCATCATGGCACGGCATGTATTCAGGCCATTTACATGAGCCTACAATTATATTAGAAGCTGTTGCTTCACAAAATCTATGGATTTGGCATGCATTTTTTGGTTTGCCTGGGTCGCACAATGATATCAATGTTCTTCACCGGTCACCACTGTTTTCAAAACTTGCTGAAGGCCAAGCTCCACAAGTTTACTACAACATCAATGGACATGACTATACCATGGGTTACTATTTAGCTGACGGTATATATCCATCGTGGGCAACCTTTGTGAAAACTATACCAGAACCACAAGGGAATAAGCGAAAATATTTTGCTAAAGCCCAAGAAGTTGTACGGAAGGATGTTAAACGTGCATTTGGAGTTTTACAATCCCGTTTTGCTATTGTTCGTGGACCGGCTCGTTTTTGGGATCAGGAAACATTAGGCGACATAATGAAAGCATGTGTTATTATGCATAACATGATTGTTGAAGACGAGGGTGAAGTCGACCCTGATGGACGTTTTCAAGATGGTGGCGATAATGCGCAGCCTTCCCATGATCAACATCCCGATTTGGACGAATTTATAGAGACACATCGAAAAATCAGGGACAAAGAAACTCATCATCAGCTGCAACAGGACCTTGTCGAGCACCTTTGGCAACATCATTCTGATCAGTATTGA
- the LOC109946070 gene encoding mitogen-activated protein kinase kinase 5: MRPGGPPNSRALQQPGTPGRSRRRPDLTLPLPQRDLVSLAVPLPLPLPLPPSSASSSGSLSAPASLGGPSPGPPPQNPASLGAPTPPANPPPLCELERVRRIGSGAGGTVWMVRHRPTGRPYALKVLYGNHDDAVRRQITREIAILRTAEHPAVVRCHGMYEQAGELQILLEYMDGGSLENRRIADERFLAHVARQVLSGIAYLHRRHIVHRDIKPSNLLIDSGRRVKIADFGVGRILNQTMDPCNSSVGTIAYMSPERINTDLNDGAYDGYAGDIWSFGLSILEFYMGRFPLGENLGRQGDWAALMCAICYSDSPQAPRTASSDFKDFISLCLQKNPANRPPAMRLLQHPFVAQPPLTAGPPS, encoded by the coding sequence ATGAGGCCGGGCGGGCCGCCGAACTCGCGGGCGCTGCAGCAGCCGGGCACGCCGGGGCGGTCGCGCCGGCGCCCGGATCTCACGCTGCCGCTGCCGCAGCGCGACCTGGTCTCCCTCGCCgtgcccctgcccctgccgctgccgctgccgccgtcgTCCGCGTCGTCGTCGGGCTCGCTGTCGGCGCCGGCGTCGCTCGGAGGGCCGAGCCCAGGCCCGCCGCCGCAGAACCCAGCGTCGCTGGGCGCGCCCACCCCGCCGGCGAACCCGCCGCCGCTGTGCGAGCTGGAGCGCGTGCGGCGCATCGGGAGCGGCGCCGGCGGGACGGTGTGGATGGTGCGGCACCGCCCCACGGGCCGGCCCTACGCGCTGAAGGTGCTGTACGGCAACCACGACGACGCGGTGCGGCGGCAGATCACGCGCGAGATCGCCATCCTCCGCACCGCCGAGCACCCGGCCGTGGTGCGGTGCCACGGCATGTACGAGCAGGCCGGGGAGCTCCAGATCCTGCTGGAGTACATGGACGGCGGGTCCCTCGAGAACCGCCGCATCGCCGACGAGCGCTTCCTGGCGCACGTGGCGCGGCAGGTGCTGTCGGGGATCGCCTACCTCCACCGGCGCCACATCGTGCACCGCGACATCAAGCCCTCCAACCTGCTCATCGACTCCGGGCGCCGCGTCAAGATCGCCGACTTCGGCGTGGGCCGCATCCTCAACCAGACCATGGACCCCTGCAACTCCTCCGTCGGCACCATCGCGTACATGAGCCCCGAGCGCATCAACACCGACCTCAACGACGGCGCCTACGACGGCTACGCCGGCGACATCTGGAGCTTCGGCCTCAGCATCCTCGAGTTCTACATGGGCCGATTCCCGCTGGGCGAGAACCTGGGCAGGCAGGGCGACTGGGCCGCGCTCATGTGCGCCATCTGCTACTCCGACTCGCCGCAGGCGCCGCGCACCGCCTCGTCGGACTTCAAGGACTTCATCAGCCTCTGCCTCCAGAAGAACCCAGCGAACCGCCCGCCCGCGATGCGGTTGCTGCAGCACCCGTTCGTGGCCCAGCCGCCGCTGACCGCCGGCCCGCCGTCATGA
- the LOC107546768 gene encoding U-box domain-containing protein 52-like: protein MGRYSDGKDSGETGGGSYPLVAVCIDKDKNSQNALKYATETLAHRGQTIVLVHVNTKGTSGGVADAAGYKQPTDPQMKDLFLPFRCFCTRKDIHCKDVVLDDHDVAKSVVEFAAHGAVEKLVVGASARGGFVRFKAEICNTISKSAPDFCTVYVVSKGGKVTSVRQAVRQAPAVSPLRTMIHGPKPEPEPVHAQKWTPPPPPPAVQDNHIMSPFARTTGHSAGSARKAFPDFSLPESSDISFIGSAPRRSTERYPPRLSSGSDGVDQQQQHSFEASRTPSRWGDSFGNDSTSHSQTSTSSWCSQPPDEMEAEMKRLRLELKQTMDMYSTACKEALSAKQKALELQRWKMDEEQRSQETRLTEESAMALIEQEKAKARAAIEAAEASQRLADLEAQKRISAEMKALKEAEERLRSMAAGARESAVRYRRYTIEEIEIGTDRFNEARKVGEGGYGPVYKGHLDHTPVAIKVLRPDAAQGRSQFQQEVEVLSCIRHPNMVLLLGACPEYGCLVYEYMANGSLDDCLFHRGGGGPVLPWQHRFRIAAEIATGLLFLHQAKPEPLVHRDLKPGNILLDRNYVSKISDVGLARLVPASVADNVTQCHMTSAAGTFCYIDPEYQQTGMLGVKSDVYSLGVMLLQLVTARSPMGLTHHVGRALERGTFADLLDPAVHDWPMDEAHRFAEVSLRCCELRRKDRPDLATVVLPELNRLRALGEDSMDSCTTMSGRGGMHSSSSAFHGNPYSQPRHDAASDPTRPHHVSNASQSAMAPWRSNYN from the exons ATGGGCAGGTACAGCGACGGGAAGGACAGCGGCGAGACCGGCGGCGGCAGCTACCCGCTGGTGGCGGTGTGCATCGACAAGGACAAGAACAGCCAGAACGCCCTCAAGTACGCCACCGAGACGCTCGCCCACAGGGGCCAGACCATCGTCCTCGTGCACGTCAACACCAAAGGCACCTCGG GTGGGGTGGCGGACGCCGCCGGGTACAAGCAGCCGACGGACCCGCAGATGAAGGACCTCTTCCTCCCATTCCGCTGCTTCTGCACGCGCAAAGAC ATCCACTGCAAGGACGTGGTGCTGGACGACCACGACGTGGCCAAgtccgtcgtcgagttcgccgcgcaCGGCGCCGTAGAGAAGCTCGTCGTCGGCGCTAGCGCTAGGGGCGGCTTCGTCAG GTTCAAGGCGGAAATCTGCAACACCATCTCCAAGTCCGCGCCCGACTTCTGCACCGTGTACGTCGTCTCCAAGGGCGGCAAGGTGACGTCGGTGCGGCAGGCCGTCCGGCAGGCGCCGGCAGTGTCGCCGCTCCGGACCATGATCCATGGGCCCAAGCCGGAACCAGAGCCGGTGCACGCGCAGAAATGgacgcctccgcctccgcctccagcGGTTCAAGACAACCACATCAT GTCGCCGttcgcgaggacgacggggcacAGCGCCGGGTCGGCGCGGAAGGCGTTCCCGGACTTCTCGCTGCCGGAGTCGTCGGACATATCGTTCATCGGGTCCGCCCCCCGCAGGAGCACGGAGCGGTACCCGCCGCGGCTGTCCAGCGGGTCGGACGGCGtggaccagcagcagcagcacagcTTCGAGGCGTCGCGCACGCCCAGCCGGTGGGGCGACTCGTTCGGCAACGACAGCACGTCGCACTCCCAGACCAGCACCTCCTCCTGGTGCTCGCAGCCTCCGGACGAGATGGAGGCGGAGATGAAGCGGCTGCGGCTGGAGCTGAAGCAGACCATGGACATGTACAGCACGGCGTGCAAGGAGGCGCTGAGCGCGAAGCAGAAGGCGCTGGAGCTGCAGCGCTGGAAGATGGACGAGGAGCAGCGGTCGCAGGAGACGCGGCTGACGGAGGAGTCGGCCATGGCGCTCATCGAGCAGGAGAAGGCCAAGGCGAGGGCGGCCATCGAGGCGGCCGAGGCGTCGCAGCGGCTGGCGGACCTGGAGGCGCAGAAGCGGATCAGCGCGGAGATGAAGGCGCTCAAGGAGGCCGAGGAGCGGCTCCGGTCCATGGCCGCCGGGGCGCGCGAGTCGGCGGTCCGGTACCGCAGGTACACCATCGAGGAGATCGAGATCGGCACCGACCGCTTCAACGAGGCCCGCAAGGTGGGCGAGGGCGGGTACGGCCCCGTGTACAAGGGCCACCTGGACCACACGCCGGTGGCCATCAAGGTGCTCCGCCCCGACGCGGCGCAGGGGCGGTCGCAGTTCCAGCAGGAGGTGGAGGTGCTGAGCTGCATCCGCCACCCCAACATGGTGCTCCTCCTGGGCGCCTGCCCCGAGTACGGCTGCCTCGTGTACGAGTACATGGCCAACGGCAGCCTGGACGACTGCCTGTTccaccgcggcggcggcgggccggTGCTCCCGTGGCAGCACCGGTTCCGCATCGCGGCGGAGATCGCGACGGGCCTCCTGTTCCTGCACCAGGCCAAGCCGGAGCCGCTGGTGCACCGCGACCTCAAGCCGGGCAACATCCTCCTGGACCGCAACTACGTGAGCAAGATCAGCGACGTCGGGCTGGCGCGCCTGGTGCCGGCGTCGGTGGCGGACAACGTGACGCAGTGCCACATGACGTCGGCGGCGGGCACCTTCTGCTACATCGACCCGGAGTACCAGCAGACGGGCATGCTGGGGGTGAAGTCGGACGTGTACTCGCTGGGCGTGATGCTGCTGCAGCTGGTCACGGCGCGTTCCCCCATGGGGCTGACGCACCACGTCGGGCGCGCCCTGGAGCGCGGCACCTTCGCCGACCTCCTCGACCCGGCCGTCCACGACTGGCCAATGGACGAGGCGCACCGCTTCGCCGAGGTCTCCCTCCGCTGCTGCGAGCTCCGGCGCAAGGACCGCCCCGACCTCGCCACCGTCGTGCTCCCCGAGCTCAACCGCCTGCGCGCGCTCGGCGAGGACAGCATGGACTCCTGCACGACCATGAGCGGCCGCGGCGGCATGCACAGCTCCTCCTCCGCCTTCCACGGCAACCCCTATTCGCAGCCACGACAC GACGCGGCGAGCGACCCGACGCGGCCGCACCACGTCTCGAACGCGAGCCAGTCAGCCATGGCTCCATGGAGGTCCAACTACAACTGA